The stretch of DNA CCGCGGTGTTCGGCGGCGAGGAGTACACCACGCCCGTCTACCGCCGGCCGACGACGCCGGGCACCACGTTCGGCGGGCCGGCCGTGCTCGAACAGGACGAGAGCACGACCGTCGTGCCGCCGGCGTGGGAGGCGACCGTCAGGGAGAACGGCTCGCTCGTGCTGACGGAGGTGCAGCGATGAGCGACGCCGAGGCGCAGACCGAGGCGATCGACTCGGTCACGCTCGAAGTGTTCCGGAACGAACTGGAGAGCGTCGCCGAGGAGATGGGCCAGGTGCTGATCCGCAGCGCCTACTCGCCCAACATCAAGGAGCGACAGGACTGCTCGACCGCGCTGTTCGACGCGGACGGCCGGATGGTCGCACAGGCGGAACACATCCCAGTCCACCTCGGGGCGATGCCCGACGCCGTCGCCGCCGTGACGGCGAAGGATCCCGAGCCCGGCGACGCGTACATCCTGAACGACCCCTTCGAGGGCGGAACCCACCTGCCCGACGTGACGATCGTCTCGACGATCGCACCGGCGGGCGAGATCGTCGGTTACGCCGTTACCCGGGCCCACCACGCGGACGTCGGAGGGATGACGCCGGGCAGTATGCCCGCCGGCGCCACCGACATCTACCAGGAGGGGATGCGCCTGCCCGGCGTGGCGCTGCGCTCGGGCGGCGAACTGAACGAGGACCTGATGGCGGTGATACTGGCGAACGTGCGCAACCGGACCGAGCGGCGGGCCGACCTGCGCGCTCAGCTGGCGGCCCACGACCGCGCCGAGGACCGCCTCGCGGAGCTCATCGAAGAGCACGGCCGGGGCCGGGTCGAACACGCGTTCGACGCCATCATCGACTACTCCCGCGCTCGGATGCGCGACGAACTGGCGGCGTTCCCCGACGGCACCTACGACGCGAGCGATGTGCTCGAAGGCGACGGCGTGACCGACGCGGACATCCCGATCGAGGTGTCGATCACCGTCGACGGCGCGACCGTCGACGTGGACTTCGCGGGCAGCGCCGAGCAGTGTGCCGGCAACATGAACGCGCCGCTATCGGTCGCAAAGAGCGCGGTGTACTTCGTCGTTCGGAGCATCACCGACCCCGAGATCCCGCCGAACCACGGGAGCTACGCCGACATCGACGTGGTCGCGCCCGACGGGACCGTCGTGAACCCGAACCCGCCGGCGGCCGTCGTCGGCGGCAACGTCGAGACGAGCCAGCGGCTCACCGACGTGGTGTTCGCCGCGTTCGCCGAGGCGGTGCCCGAGCGCGTGCCGGCGGGCTCGCAGGGGACGATGAACAACCTCATCATCGGCAACCGGGACCGCGACGGGTTCACCTACTACGAGACGATCGCGGGCGGGTTCGGCGCCCGCCCCGACAAGGACGGGATGGACGGCGTTCAAGTGGGAATGACCAACACGCTGAACACGCCGATCGAGGCGCTGGAGGCGGAGTACCCCTTCACCGTCGAGGAGTACGCGTTCCGGGAGGGCAGCGGCGGCGACGGCGAGTACCGCGGCGGGCTGGGGCTCACGCGCTCGCTCACCGTCGAGACCGATGCCGTCGTCTCGCTGTTGACTGAGCGCCGTCGCCACCGCCCACAGGGTGCGGCGGGCGGCGAGCCCGGCGCGCTGGGCGAGAACCTCGTCGACGGCGAGCCGCTGGCCGCAAAGACCACCCGGGAGATCGAGGCGGGAACCACCGTCACGGTTCGGACGCCCGGCGGCGGCGGGTACGGCGACCCAGACGATCGGGCCGGGGCCGACCGCGAGGCCGACCGACTGGACGGGAAAGTGACCGACGACACGGAGGAGCGATGACCGACACACATAAACTGGAAGAACTCCCTTGGCCGGCAGTCGAACAGTACCTCACCGAGCGCGAGTCGCCGACGATTATCGTTCCGATCGGCTCGACCGAGCAGCACGGCCCACACCTCCCGCTGGCCGTCGACGCATTTCAGGCGCGGGATCTCGCCGAGGAGATCGCGGTCGCGGCCGACGTGCTGACGGCGCCGCTGATCCCCTACGGCGACGCGAACCACCACCTCGGCTTCCCGGGGACGATCTCGCTGTCGACGGAGACGGTGGTGTCGGTGCTCACGGACGTGTACGCCAGCCTCGCCGGCCACGGCTTCAAGAACGTCGTCACCGTCAACGGCCACCGGATCGCGAACCTCACCGCGATCGAGACGGCGATGCAACAGAGCGCGGCGCGACATCCCGACACCTCGTTCGCGGCGATCGACCCGCTCCGGCTCGGCATCTCTGTCCACGAGCGCCTCCGGGACGGCGACCCCGAGGACGGGATGCACGGCGGCGAGTTCGAGACCTCGTTCATGCTCGCACGGTACCCCGACCTCGTCGACGAGGACGCCGTCGAGAAGGAGACCGCCGACCCCGGCCCGTACGGGACGTTGAACCTCGTCGGCAACGACGACCGGGTGCTGACCCCGAGCACGGCCCACTCCCCCGAAGATGGCGACCTCGGCCACGTCGGCGACCCGACGCTCGCGAGCGCCGGGAAGGGTGACGCGCTCTGGGCGGAGTTGGTCGCCGACGCCGCCGACTACATCGAGGCCGTCGAGGGGGGTACGGCATGAGCGACGTGACTGTCCACGACGACGTTGCGATCCCGCTCGCGGACGGCACCGTCCGCGCGACGCGACACGAGCCGGCGGTCGACGGCCCGCAGCCGGTCGTGCTCGTCTACACGCCGTACCACAAGGACGACCTCTCGGACACACGCTCGGACCCGATGGTCGGCTCCCTCGTCGACGCTGGCTACGAGGTGGTCGTCGCCGACGCCGTCGGGACAGGTGCTTCGGACGGGCTGGTCGACCAGCCGTTCACCGCCGACGAGGGCCGTCACGGCGCCGCCGTCGTCGAGTGGCTCGCCGACCGGTCGTGGTCCAACGGCCGAGTGGGTATCGTTGGGAAGTCCTACCCCGGGACGACGGCGCTGGAGATCGCCGCGGAGAACCCCGACGGGCTGGCGGCGATCGTCCCGATCCACGCGCCCGCCCGGATCTACGACGCCTACTTCGACGGGGGCACACTGGCGTTCCTGCGCACCTGCGGCCAGTGGGCGCCGAACTTCGAGTACCTCCCGCTCCAGCCCCCAGCGAACCGCACGGTCGAGGGGTGGGCCGATCGGTGGAACGACCGACTCGACGCGCTCGAGGACCGGGAGCCGTTCCTCTTCCAGTACCTCGACCACCTCGAGAAGGACGAGTACTGGGCGGCGAAGGACGTCCCGATCGGAGATATCTCGGTCCCCACGCTCGCGGTCGGCGGCTACCGCGACGCGTTCGGCGGCGGGACGCTCGACTACGCCGACCGCATCGATGCGCCGACGGAGGTGATCCTTGGCCCGTGGCGTCACGCGATGCCCGAACAGGGCGAGACAGCCCGAATCGACTTCCTCGGCGAGATGGAAGCGTGGTTCGACCACCACCTCCACGACGGGGGCGACCGGGAGTCCCGCCCCGAAATCCGCTACTGGACCGAACGCCCCGCCGACGAGGATCGCCTCGCTGGCGAATGGCGGGCCCGCGAGACGTGGCCGACGGCCGACGACGACGCTGTGGGGTTCGATCTCGGTCGGGACGGGCTCTCGACGGACGGCTCGTCGGCGGGCACCACCGACCGCTGGGAGGTCGACTACAGCGTTGGAACCGCCTCGATCGGCTTCGAGATCCCGGGCGGGACGGATCTGGACACGACGCCCGACGACGATCGGTCGCTCACCTACGAGACCGCTCCGCTCGAGGACGCCTTCGAGCTGACGGGTAGCGGTGAGGTGGGTCTGGAGATCGTCCCGGACGGCCCGACCCAGCTCGTCGCGGTCCGCGTCGTCGACGTGGCGCCGGACGGAACCGGCCGACTGGTCACCCACGGCGTGACCCGGGCCGAACTCGATGGCGAGGTCGACCCACTCGGTGAGCAGGGGGCGACCCCCGAGCCGCTGACGGCGGGAGAGCCCCACAGCATCGACGTGTCGCTGCGGCCGACCTCCCACGTGTTCGAGCCCGGGCACACGCTCCGGGTCGCCGTCAGCGGCGCCTTCTTCCCCTACGTGTCGCCGCCCGACGGCAGCGCCGGGTTCGCGCTCTGGACGGCGGGTTCGGCGTGTCATCTCCCCGGCCAGTTCCACGACGGCAGCCCGACGTTCGACGACGGCGCCGCGTTCGATCCACCGCAGGACGTGTACGAGGAGCCGACGGCGCCGGACTGGGAGACGGCCGTCTCACACACCGACGACACGGTGACGGTGTCGCTGGAACAGTCCTACTCGAAGTCACTCTCGGGGGCGACGTTCGAGTACGAGACCGCGACGACGGCGAGCGTCGAACGCGGGACGCTCGAAACGGAGACCATGGATCGCCGGACGGCGACGACGCTCTCGTTCCCGACCGAGTCGATCCAGTCGGAGGTCCACAGCTCGGTGACGCGGTCGTTCGCGTCGATGCAGTACGGCGTCGACCGCGAGGGCGAGGCGCTCTACCGTGAGCGGAAACGGGCCGCGGTCGATCGCTGATTTTCGGCGAGGACGTTTTCCGCGGCTGCTCGGCGTTCGAACGCGCCGCTTCTCAGGGGTGGTTACAACACGAGTACGGCGGAGTGTTCGTTGCCGGCGCACGGAGGCGCCGGCAGGAACTTCGCCGTGTTGGTTACACACGATTACGGCAGAGTGTTCGTGGCCGGCGCACGGAGGCGCCGGCAGGAACTTCGCCGTGTTGGTTAC from Halolamina sediminis encodes:
- a CDS encoding CocE/NonD family hydrolase, which produces MSDVTVHDDVAIPLADGTVRATRHEPAVDGPQPVVLVYTPYHKDDLSDTRSDPMVGSLVDAGYEVVVADAVGTGASDGLVDQPFTADEGRHGAAVVEWLADRSWSNGRVGIVGKSYPGTTALEIAAENPDGLAAIVPIHAPARIYDAYFDGGTLAFLRTCGQWAPNFEYLPLQPPANRTVEGWADRWNDRLDALEDREPFLFQYLDHLEKDEYWAAKDVPIGDISVPTLAVGGYRDAFGGGTLDYADRIDAPTEVILGPWRHAMPEQGETARIDFLGEMEAWFDHHLHDGGDRESRPEIRYWTERPADEDRLAGEWRARETWPTADDDAVGFDLGRDGLSTDGSSAGTTDRWEVDYSVGTASIGFEIPGGTDLDTTPDDDRSLTYETAPLEDAFELTGSGEVGLEIVPDGPTQLVAVRVVDVAPDGTGRLVTHGVTRAELDGEVDPLGEQGATPEPLTAGEPHSIDVSLRPTSHVFEPGHTLRVAVSGAFFPYVSPPDGSAGFALWTAGSACHLPGQFHDGSPTFDDGAAFDPPQDVYEEPTAPDWETAVSHTDDTVTVSLEQSYSKSLSGATFEYETATTASVERGTLETETMDRRTATTLSFPTESIQSEVHSSVTRSFASMQYGVDREGEALYRERKRAAVDR
- a CDS encoding creatininase family protein — encoded protein: MTDTHKLEELPWPAVEQYLTERESPTIIVPIGSTEQHGPHLPLAVDAFQARDLAEEIAVAADVLTAPLIPYGDANHHLGFPGTISLSTETVVSVLTDVYASLAGHGFKNVVTVNGHRIANLTAIETAMQQSAARHPDTSFAAIDPLRLGISVHERLRDGDPEDGMHGGEFETSFMLARYPDLVDEDAVEKETADPGPYGTLNLVGNDDRVLTPSTAHSPEDGDLGHVGDPTLASAGKGDALWAELVADAADYIEAVEGGTA
- a CDS encoding hydantoinase B/oxoprolinase family protein, with protein sequence MSDAEAQTEAIDSVTLEVFRNELESVAEEMGQVLIRSAYSPNIKERQDCSTALFDADGRMVAQAEHIPVHLGAMPDAVAAVTAKDPEPGDAYILNDPFEGGTHLPDVTIVSTIAPAGEIVGYAVTRAHHADVGGMTPGSMPAGATDIYQEGMRLPGVALRSGGELNEDLMAVILANVRNRTERRADLRAQLAAHDRAEDRLAELIEEHGRGRVEHAFDAIIDYSRARMRDELAAFPDGTYDASDVLEGDGVTDADIPIEVSITVDGATVDVDFAGSAEQCAGNMNAPLSVAKSAVYFVVRSITDPEIPPNHGSYADIDVVAPDGTVVNPNPPAAVVGGNVETSQRLTDVVFAAFAEAVPERVPAGSQGTMNNLIIGNRDRDGFTYYETIAGGFGARPDKDGMDGVQVGMTNTLNTPIEALEAEYPFTVEEYAFREGSGGDGEYRGGLGLTRSLTVETDAVVSLLTERRRHRPQGAAGGEPGALGENLVDGEPLAAKTTREIEAGTTVTVRTPGGGGYGDPDDRAGADREADRLDGKVTDDTEER